A window from Candidatus Krumholzibacteriota bacterium encodes these proteins:
- a CDS encoding tetratricopeptide repeat protein, which yields MPDRTDNKIRIFPADIQRIIRCSGVFLAAVLFVLSVPGRGRTQQDEGVNVRKGASGEGAKQTDREGAAERRIKARNLLQRGRYREALDILEKLCREYPRNVAAARMLADVYIRIGKAEEAVSFIEKKLEERKFDVSLIKSLGEAYMEMGREEKAGNTWRSLLAAGDKNIAYYDDVAALLWKAGMYDDAVSVMRDGAVGRYYTSRMIKVVEWERILGRSEAAFKDEVKRLSGERAIRDLRGAETILEIFRESGRDSTLLPLYDDLTGGLGKDSAYLHYVKVLFLVESGRYKKAREVLRAGNKDKRGENLYYSFISAAARMDHKMGDIDYELFLLEVTRRFLEHYRESPQAPRVTLLRAELKFFRARRRWPYNIEILKEAFDAAAGVKNPSYKGEARLLMAQIQLEGMGRPAKALDILGRSKWRQKKHERKAKITRARALSISGCKGKITEELEALASGSDSTVASEAAYRLSEQKFYCGKYSEALEGFSKTAEEYYSSNHANDALDMAMLIRREIDEDEGALDLFAAARLFAGRNELMKAIDSLRMLKRRFPESPLIPRALLTRASLEIDSGMRGEAEADLTEIAEDYPMSSTAPAALEKLADLISSERPREALKHYGISIERYPDNPFISRIRKKYSDLSGRLKLN from the coding sequence TTGCCTGACAGAACTGACAATAAAATCAGAATATTCCCCGCGGATATACAGAGAATTATAAGATGTTCAGGGGTCTTTTTGGCCGCGGTTCTTTTTGTTCTGTCAGTTCCCGGGCGGGGGAGAACTCAGCAGGATGAAGGGGTTAATGTTAGAAAGGGCGCCTCTGGTGAGGGGGCAAAGCAGACTGACAGGGAAGGGGCTGCCGAGAGGAGAATTAAAGCGAGAAATCTCTTGCAGAGAGGAAGATACAGGGAAGCTCTCGATATTCTGGAGAAACTCTGCCGGGAATACCCGCGTAACGTTGCGGCCGCGAGGATGCTCGCGGATGTCTATATAAGGATTGGAAAAGCTGAGGAAGCGGTATCTTTTATCGAGAAGAAACTCGAGGAAAGAAAGTTCGACGTCAGCTTGATAAAGAGTCTCGGCGAAGCATATATGGAAATGGGCAGAGAGGAAAAAGCGGGAAATACATGGAGAAGCCTTCTGGCCGCGGGAGATAAAAATATTGCTTATTACGATGACGTGGCCGCGCTGCTGTGGAAAGCCGGAATGTACGATGACGCCGTCTCTGTAATGAGAGACGGGGCGGTTGGGCGGTATTACACGTCCCGAATGATAAAGGTCGTGGAATGGGAAAGAATCCTGGGAAGGTCAGAAGCCGCCTTTAAGGATGAGGTTAAGAGATTGTCCGGGGAGAGAGCAATAAGGGATTTAAGAGGCGCGGAGACAATTCTCGAGATCTTCAGAGAATCGGGAAGAGACAGCACGCTTCTGCCGCTGTACGATGATTTAACCGGCGGGCTTGGAAAAGACAGCGCTTACTTACATTATGTGAAGGTTCTTTTTCTTGTAGAGAGCGGCAGGTATAAAAAAGCGCGGGAAGTCCTTCGCGCCGGAAATAAAGATAAGAGAGGGGAAAATCTCTACTATTCTTTCATATCTGCCGCGGCGCGAATGGATCACAAGATGGGAGATATTGATTATGAATTGTTCCTTCTTGAAGTTACCCGCCGTTTTCTTGAGCATTACAGAGAGAGCCCGCAGGCGCCGAGAGTGACCCTGCTGAGGGCCGAGCTGAAATTTTTCCGGGCGAGGCGCCGGTGGCCGTATAATATCGAAATTCTTAAGGAGGCTTTTGACGCCGCGGCGGGCGTCAAGAACCCTTCCTATAAAGGCGAGGCGCGTCTGCTGATGGCTCAAATTCAACTGGAAGGGATGGGGCGTCCCGCGAAAGCTCTTGATATTCTGGGCCGTTCAAAATGGCGGCAAAAAAAACACGAAAGGAAAGCTAAAATTACGCGCGCCAGAGCCCTTTCGATATCCGGATGCAAAGGAAAAATAACAGAGGAGCTTGAAGCTCTTGCTTCCGGCAGTGATTCAACCGTGGCTTCCGAAGCTGCCTACAGGCTCTCCGAGCAAAAATTTTACTGCGGAAAGTACAGTGAGGCTCTAGAGGGATTTTCAAAGACGGCAGAAGAATATTATTCGAGTAATCACGCGAATGACGCTCTGGATATGGCTATGCTTATAAGGCGGGAGATAGATGAAGATGAAGGGGCGCTCGATCTTTTTGCGGCTGCGAGGCTTTTTGCCGGAAGAAATGAGTTGATGAAAGCGATAGATTCTCTCAGAATGTTAAAGAGGCGTTTTCCGGAATCACCGCTAATACCGAGGGCGCTTCTTACGCGCGCCTCTCTGGAAATTGATAGCGGTATGAGAGGCGAAGCTGAAGCGGATCTGACGGAAATCGCCGAAGATTACCCGATGAGTTCTACCGCTCCGGCGGCGCTGGAAAAGCTCGCGGATCTTATTTCTTCAGAGAGGCCCCGGGAAGCTCTGAAACATTACGGGATATCAATAGAAAGATACCCCGATAACCCTTTTATATCACGAATCAGGAAGAAATATTCAGATTTGAGCGGTAGGCTCAAATTGAATTAA
- a CDS encoding DUF4175 family protein — protein sequence MGSEKNIKEVFLKELANSALRRRIALAGGLLSVLSSVVFLLLFLLLALNSLFSNWSFFPFFAFLFFWTGVACALLYSLLSPSFHVADKSGLAALLDGKTGGYRSLFGSALEFSREEKGSGGYSRYLIDEAIRRANIDIKKLKEKNIFAAEGRSGWAAAGILLGVLFVCQALFAPQSVNEIISFISDPGVSFTGSEKANILAASGNISLLEGEDIYVEGINFGAEAKDVTLCTSSVDGVWKEEKIAPDTVSAGNIPFAVYRKTLKSPQDDLIYCFKSDGGSSDTFGVDVTYFPVINRLSARLDYPDYTRMPSETVETVAGRMRVPLGTSINISGKTSKIIKEGTLMFTRAKDLPVKVSGDKFSASFTAGAKDTFHVSVTDSEGHENKHRIFHPLEVTYDLPPEVEVITPEDGALLPRSLLASLQYRAVDDYSVSRINLKFKIEEKEYKTIVLFKAEGKNNGVVKEVFEWSLEGNSVMPGDRIYYYLEAFDSNVLSGPGYSRTELRYMDVPSLSQMYASHRKSQERQTNQIDDLYRSGQEAKEKLKKLSDRFKAEPEMDWGKKREGKNVLEKFKKLRQKALESASRMEKSLNLLQQNRMTSMKIGKKLERIQQLISRLESETLKDLIEKTNRIMNELSEEDITSAMEDLEISTEEMTEELDRTIDYLKQVMREEKMEELMRRMESMLERQKALRDSAEAEDLEKLSEDQKDLAKEAKEYEEDLGSLSKSEDNKRNSELERAHKQLEEAKLDSVMNKAAGQMESGERNGARCTQKDAVDEMLGLYTSLGRCQKGMSMRLSDRVKKSIQHAADMLVETSKLQEEVAKDLAGAGSPAEGTASEKQMFVEAAIRDIVEELYEITRKSMFRSRLVFTHLGCAARGAEGVLDAIENRRHGKARDSSRYALGHLNKGVIELLRANSSSNGGGGGAKKKISDMLNRQMAIDRQLQKMYGNQNRSSLSMSQRAKMSRLAAKQRKMKEIAEQIEEESVGGEDLLGEIEGLASQMDSIAEKLDEGKLDKDLIGMEERVLGRMLQAQRSINRRDYKRERVSRNAEILWGDDPGRAARTSENSDAILEMIRSGMRMKGPREYEDLIDLYFRALSRKVRERGE from the coding sequence ATGGGTAGTGAAAAGAATATTAAAGAGGTTTTCTTAAAAGAGCTGGCCAATTCGGCCCTGCGGCGCCGTATAGCCCTGGCAGGAGGACTCCTGTCGGTTCTTTCCTCGGTTGTGTTTCTGCTTCTGTTTCTTCTTCTCGCGTTAAATAGTCTCTTTTCGAATTGGAGTTTCTTCCCCTTTTTCGCCTTCCTGTTTTTCTGGACGGGCGTAGCCTGCGCGCTGCTTTATTCCTTATTATCTCCATCTTTCCATGTCGCGGACAAAAGCGGATTAGCCGCGCTGCTCGACGGAAAAACGGGAGGATATAGAAGTCTTTTCGGGTCAGCCCTTGAATTTTCAAGGGAGGAAAAGGGAAGCGGCGGCTATTCGCGGTATCTTATAGATGAGGCAATTCGACGGGCAAACATAGATATCAAAAAACTGAAAGAAAAGAATATCTTTGCCGCTGAGGGAAGGTCAGGGTGGGCAGCCGCCGGAATTCTTCTCGGAGTATTGTTTGTTTGCCAGGCATTATTTGCCCCTCAGAGTGTAAATGAGATCATTTCTTTTATTTCAGATCCGGGCGTTAGTTTCACCGGCTCTGAGAAGGCAAATATATTGGCCGCCTCCGGGAATATTTCATTGCTCGAGGGAGAGGACATTTATGTTGAGGGTATTAATTTTGGAGCTGAGGCGAAAGATGTAACACTATGCACCAGCTCTGTTGACGGGGTATGGAAGGAGGAAAAAATTGCCCCCGACACGGTATCCGCGGGGAATATCCCCTTCGCTGTTTATAGAAAAACCCTCAAGTCGCCCCAAGACGATTTGATCTACTGTTTTAAATCTGACGGCGGATCTTCTGACACATTCGGTGTGGATGTTACATACTTTCCCGTTATAAACCGGTTGAGTGCCCGGCTTGACTACCCTGATTATACTCGTATGCCCTCTGAAACCGTAGAAACTGTTGCCGGAAGGATGAGAGTTCCTCTCGGGACAAGCATAAATATATCGGGCAAGACAAGTAAAATAATAAAAGAGGGAACCCTCATGTTTACAAGGGCTAAAGACCTTCCAGTCAAAGTGTCCGGTGATAAATTCAGCGCTTCTTTTACTGCTGGGGCAAAGGACACCTTTCATGTGAGTGTAACAGACAGCGAGGGGCATGAGAACAAACACAGGATATTCCACCCTTTGGAAGTAACTTATGACCTCCCTCCTGAAGTGGAAGTTATTACACCGGAGGATGGAGCGCTGCTGCCGAGGTCCCTTCTGGCTTCATTGCAGTACAGAGCGGTTGACGATTATTCTGTTTCAAGAATAAATCTGAAGTTCAAAATAGAGGAGAAGGAATATAAGACAATTGTCCTCTTTAAAGCTGAAGGAAAGAATAACGGCGTTGTCAAAGAAGTCTTCGAGTGGTCTCTGGAAGGAAACTCCGTTATGCCGGGAGACAGAATTTATTACTACCTTGAAGCGTTCGACAGCAACGTTCTTTCCGGGCCGGGATACTCCAGAACCGAGCTCCGCTATATGGACGTCCCTTCACTTTCACAGATGTATGCCAGTCACAGAAAAAGTCAAGAGAGGCAGACAAATCAGATAGATGATTTATATCGGTCGGGTCAGGAGGCAAAGGAAAAACTCAAGAAACTTTCGGACAGATTCAAAGCTGAGCCTGAAATGGATTGGGGGAAGAAGCGGGAAGGGAAGAATGTTCTGGAAAAATTCAAAAAGCTGCGGCAAAAAGCTCTTGAATCAGCTTCCAGGATGGAAAAATCGCTTAATCTTCTTCAGCAGAACAGAATGACATCGATGAAGATCGGCAAAAAGTTAGAGAGGATTCAGCAGCTTATAAGCAGGTTGGAGAGTGAAACGCTTAAGGACCTTATCGAGAAAACAAACAGGATCATGAACGAATTGTCCGAAGAGGATATCACGTCGGCGATGGAGGATCTTGAAATTTCAACTGAGGAGATGACCGAAGAGCTGGACCGGACCATTGATTACCTCAAACAGGTTATGCGGGAAGAAAAGATGGAAGAACTTATGCGGAGAATGGAGAGTATGCTCGAAAGACAGAAAGCTCTCAGGGATTCCGCTGAAGCTGAAGATCTCGAGAAGCTGTCTGAAGACCAGAAAGATCTGGCGAAGGAGGCGAAGGAATATGAAGAAGACCTCGGCAGTTTATCAAAGTCCGAAGATAATAAAAGAAATAGTGAATTAGAGAGAGCCCATAAACAGCTCGAAGAAGCGAAGCTGGACTCCGTTATGAATAAAGCGGCGGGGCAGATGGAAAGCGGAGAAAGAAACGGGGCGCGGTGTACTCAGAAAGACGCGGTGGATGAAATGCTCGGTCTTTATACTTCTCTTGGGAGATGCCAGAAGGGAATGAGTATGAGGTTGAGTGATCGCGTAAAGAAAAGTATTCAGCACGCCGCGGACATGCTTGTTGAAACGTCAAAGCTTCAGGAGGAGGTGGCGAAAGACCTCGCGGGCGCCGGCTCGCCGGCGGAAGGAACCGCCTCTGAAAAGCAAATGTTTGTTGAAGCGGCTATCAGAGATATAGTAGAAGAACTCTACGAAATTACCAGAAAATCAATGTTCAGATCACGTCTTGTTTTTACTCACCTGGGTTGTGCCGCGCGCGGGGCTGAAGGAGTTTTAGACGCAATAGAAAACAGGCGCCACGGCAAAGCCCGTGATTCCTCGCGCTACGCTCTGGGGCATCTTAACAAAGGGGTTATTGAATTGTTGAGAGCCAACTCGTCCAGCAACGGAGGCGGAGGCGGTGCAAAGAAGAAAATAAGCGATATGCTAAACCGGCAGATGGCCATAGACAGGCAGCTTCAGAAAATGTATGGAAACCAGAACAGGTCGAGCCTCTCGATGAGCCAGAGGGCGAAGATGTCCCGCCTCGCGGCAAAGCAGAGGAAGATGAAGGAAATAGCAGAGCAGATTGAAGAGGAAAGTGTTGGCGGCGAAGACCTCCTTGGCGAAATAGAAGGCCTTGCTTCACAGATGGACAGCATCGCGGAAAAACTTGACGAGGGGAAACTCGATAAGGATTTAATTGGGATGGAAGAGAGAGTGCTCGGCAGAATGCTTCAGGCGCAGAGATCGATAAACAGAAGAGATTATAAAAGAGAAAGGGTCAGCAGGAACGCGGAGATTCTATGGGGCGATGACCCCGGAAGGGCCGCGAGGACGAGTGAAAACAGTGATGCTATTCTTGAAATGATTAGAAGCGGGATGAGAATGAAAGGGCCCAGAGAATATGAAGATCTGATAGATTTATACTTCCGGGCGCTCTCGAGGAAGGTCAGAGAGAGGGGGGAATAA
- a CDS encoding DUF4159 domain-containing protein — protein sequence MTPPGNLRISIGRVEYGGGGDWYSDPSSLPNLLEKFQRRTGINTEENEKTVKLTDPDLHNYPFLYMTGHGNVKLTPEELRTLRTHLLRGGFLYADDNYGMDLSFRKMVKELFPERELVEVSFDNPIYHCVYDLEGPPKIHKHDGKPPQGLGVFDEDRLMIFYTYESDIGDGLEDADVHNDPAEKREMAVRMAVNILYYAITY from the coding sequence ATGACGCCGCCGGGAAACTTAAGAATATCGATCGGGCGGGTCGAGTACGGAGGGGGAGGAGACTGGTACAGTGATCCGTCCTCGCTGCCCAATCTCTTAGAGAAGTTTCAGAGGAGAACGGGGATAAATACAGAAGAAAATGAGAAGACGGTAAAATTAACCGATCCCGATCTGCACAATTATCCCTTTTTATATATGACCGGCCACGGGAATGTAAAACTTACGCCGGAAGAGCTGCGGACCTTAAGAACACACCTTCTCAGAGGAGGGTTTCTATACGCGGACGATAATTACGGGATGGACTTATCTTTCCGGAAAATGGTAAAGGAGCTTTTCCCTGAAAGAGAGCTCGTAGAAGTGTCTTTTGATAATCCGATATATCATTGTGTTTATGACCTTGAAGGCCCGCCGAAAATTCACAAGCATGACGGAAAACCTCCTCAGGGTCTTGGTGTGTTCGATGAAGACAGACTGATGATTTTTTATACTTATGAGAGCGATATAGGCGACGGGCTCGAAGACGCCGATGTTCATAATGACCCCGCGGAAAAGAGGGAGATGGCGGTTAGAATGGCTGTGAACATACTCTATTACGCGATAACTTACTAG
- a CDS encoding ATP-binding protein — MDYEKEQKFFYISLWAFLAGSIAFLVSFLSLGNTSLPSPLWLMFILLDAGFIAFIVLPPPGKMLLGKGGQLKSRKKWYPKKLEDIVGPGLHKKKGIREDEITAPGGEKEPVLVISLLLLMGLILLLFPAAGDRDSWKREEISHLEKIYTDAQERLEDVESFIAAAADKSGKIVEDIGVDKLTRTERAYLIREVDSVARGKYEGVESGNEIGVQIYTKDGERVAWGGKPRFLGEMPHSSRGTFAAKTKIYTLLIKEQKYDWGRVVVDTPVEVNYVKKNRFIRQRGLEEILSAEHDAKIDFTFQVGGVRRQDFPGDVGDEKEPKVYFDPNGEIGFYGVINSAEGFPLARLRVRGRSFNEVQRLKKEKKALTAGLLLTLIVTILAIWIYRTYSRRKLESGKGFWFMLRRVALLLFFLSLIRHILLSLNMPSSFLGTNLFDPVMYMDDMPGGLFRTTGDFLLTSLFGLFFVFGSIKVFRTFYPGVLERRILRAGSFNPAIAAGKIVLLAAFLFSGTVAASELVSRLVRNANPKIVGLDIGFFETPVLSLHLALLFAVSAIFIVLIFVSRLILAWKNGGLKELVLVIVLTVSLLAFLLNGNWTQLVPVAAILLMSLKIFPMLRKEEIITVIFSSFFLVLIFSLLIYGTARGGYDRLKKRRIREMVDEFNHPEDSWIGTFLPDVCRDISHDKNVSSLVDSEEESAAFEIWTGSNLGKFDLPCLIDVYNNKGNKFSTFSLGIPLGIARDLPGDKTSFPGPRVIQKREETNKGAAYYFIGVSPIYSIEGKQIGKVEIKIPYFFENTGLLARRSPETPEIFHKEEKGGFRRRVDEPHNLLVARIESGAVEESSSPFLYTGAIVPGKSGEWFEIDAGEKKYRCIMDLDKDEKGYLVGYQIPGLAGRTIEWATVVSLEVILTIFSLVVLFVIRKLPVLGSVTPDVTFSGALGFKQKLLLSFFIVSILPVVAMGAFSNRFIKKRYKAEANREAEAGVESAFSLIEHSIKSEAESFAGSQYLNDILEGKESPRIRDISREEVTQFTLFTGSEILLDESLSNFRIEDALNLFETGRMEEVTITYSPPYLFGGVVIPISIPGASGGYLYYRRRMDDEFVGGIAQVLGKNVNIYYKGMINASSQRDLFTGGFLNALMEPLMFADAALGGGRTVIGTESLGEYSYHVAGISMKPLKGSVLGVLSVPLLYQATLVQKEIHKTRGLLMGLLALLFAASVTLGVFLAGRIFTPIAQLRGGTRKIIEGDLEFKLEAGAPDEIGELVDSFNSMTTGLREARRELLDRQKYLATILDNAATGVITSDESGTIITFNPAGEKILNISREGVIGTKPSDIKREELRPFFDLFSLGRARGEVREVDLYSDEAKRTIKAVVTSLPESGGKAGTVVVFDDLTELIRSKKLSAWVEMARQIAHEVKNPLTPIKLSAQFMRRAYGKKDEKFEEIFKSGIDTIMKHTDILRRIASEFSSFGRVSELKAEKVQLNEFIEEQISSYRGIEKIDIVFQPDGEIEVNADREGLRKVFNNLIENSIEAIEGPGRIVVKTSRVDDKALIKVLDTGTGLSSEVEEKLFEPYFSTKTTGTGLGLAICRNIVDQMAGEIILRNRTDTQGVEVIVTLPSL; from the coding sequence TTGGATTATGAAAAAGAACAGAAATTCTTTTATATCTCTCTTTGGGCCTTCCTCGCCGGCTCTATAGCTTTTTTAGTCTCTTTTTTATCCCTCGGCAATACAAGCCTGCCGTCACCTCTTTGGCTGATGTTTATCCTTCTGGACGCGGGATTTATCGCCTTTATTGTTCTTCCTCCCCCCGGCAAAATGCTTCTCGGAAAAGGCGGACAGCTTAAGAGCCGGAAAAAATGGTATCCAAAAAAACTGGAAGATATCGTCGGGCCGGGCCTTCATAAGAAAAAGGGGATAAGAGAAGATGAAATAACGGCTCCGGGTGGAGAAAAAGAGCCGGTTCTAGTAATTTCACTTTTGCTTTTGATGGGATTGATATTGCTGCTCTTCCCCGCCGCCGGCGACAGGGACAGCTGGAAGCGTGAAGAGATTAGTCATCTGGAGAAAATATACACGGACGCGCAAGAGAGGTTAGAGGATGTTGAATCCTTCATCGCAGCCGCCGCGGATAAATCAGGTAAAATAGTTGAAGATATCGGGGTTGATAAACTCACCCGGACTGAAAGGGCCTACCTGATACGCGAGGTCGATTCAGTGGCGAGGGGGAAATATGAAGGGGTAGAATCCGGCAATGAAATAGGTGTGCAGATTTATACAAAGGACGGAGAAAGGGTCGCGTGGGGCGGAAAACCCCGTTTTTTAGGGGAAATGCCGCATTCCTCCCGTGGCACTTTCGCCGCGAAAACTAAGATCTACACCTTGCTCATAAAAGAACAGAAGTATGACTGGGGAAGAGTTGTTGTGGATACTCCCGTGGAGGTAAATTACGTTAAGAAAAACAGATTTATCCGCCAGAGAGGACTGGAAGAAATTCTCTCAGCCGAACATGACGCAAAGATAGATTTTACGTTTCAGGTTGGGGGGGTTAGAAGGCAGGACTTCCCGGGAGATGTCGGGGACGAAAAGGAACCAAAGGTTTACTTTGATCCGAACGGGGAAATAGGATTTTACGGAGTGATAAATTCGGCCGAGGGGTTTCCCTTAGCCCGGTTGCGCGTGAGGGGAAGAAGTTTCAACGAAGTACAAAGACTTAAGAAAGAAAAAAAGGCATTGACGGCGGGGTTGTTGCTGACATTGATTGTAACAATTCTCGCAATATGGATTTACAGAACTTATTCAAGGAGAAAGCTTGAAAGCGGGAAGGGATTCTGGTTCATGCTTAGAAGGGTTGCTCTCCTTCTGTTTTTCCTTTCTTTGATTCGGCACATTCTCCTGTCGCTCAATATGCCGAGTTCGTTTCTCGGCACGAATCTCTTCGATCCTGTAATGTACATGGATGATATGCCGGGGGGGCTTTTCCGTACGACGGGCGATTTTCTTTTAACATCTCTTTTTGGTTTATTTTTTGTGTTTGGTTCTATAAAGGTATTTCGCACTTTCTATCCGGGAGTGCTGGAAAGAAGAATATTACGCGCCGGTTCGTTTAATCCCGCCATAGCGGCGGGCAAAATAGTCCTTCTCGCCGCTTTCCTATTTTCAGGAACGGTTGCCGCTTCTGAACTGGTATCGAGGCTTGTCAGAAACGCGAATCCAAAAATAGTAGGTCTTGATATCGGCTTTTTTGAAACTCCGGTTCTTTCTCTTCATCTCGCTCTTCTCTTCGCGGTTTCAGCGATTTTTATTGTTTTGATATTTGTTTCACGGCTGATTCTGGCCTGGAAGAACGGCGGCTTGAAAGAGCTCGTTCTTGTAATTGTTCTGACGGTGTCTCTTTTGGCATTTCTGCTGAATGGTAACTGGACACAGCTTGTACCAGTGGCCGCGATTCTGCTTATGTCTTTGAAAATTTTCCCCATGCTGAGAAAAGAAGAGATCATAACGGTGATATTTTCTTCCTTCTTTCTTGTTCTTATCTTCTCGTTACTTATATACGGGACGGCGAGAGGAGGGTATGACAGATTAAAGAAGAGAAGAATCAGGGAGATGGTTGATGAATTCAACCATCCTGAAGACAGCTGGATCGGCACTTTTCTTCCGGATGTCTGCAGAGATATATCTCATGATAAGAATGTAAGTTCTTTAGTAGATTCAGAGGAAGAATCCGCGGCATTTGAAATATGGACGGGGAGTAATCTCGGAAAATTCGATCTGCCGTGCCTCATTGACGTCTACAACAACAAGGGGAATAAATTCTCGACATTTTCACTGGGGATTCCGCTGGGCATCGCGCGTGACCTGCCCGGAGATAAGACATCTTTCCCGGGCCCGAGAGTGATTCAGAAGAGGGAGGAAACGAATAAAGGAGCGGCTTATTACTTTATCGGCGTTTCGCCGATTTACAGTATTGAAGGAAAACAGATAGGCAAGGTTGAGATAAAAATTCCGTATTTCTTCGAGAACACCGGATTACTGGCTAGAAGGAGTCCCGAGACACCCGAGATTTTCCATAAGGAAGAGAAGGGGGGATTCCGCCGGAGAGTGGATGAACCGCACAATTTGCTTGTTGCCAGAATAGAATCGGGGGCGGTCGAGGAATCTTCCAGTCCTTTCCTCTACACCGGAGCCATTGTTCCCGGAAAGAGCGGAGAATGGTTTGAGATCGATGCCGGAGAGAAGAAATACCGCTGTATAATGGATCTGGACAAAGATGAGAAAGGGTATCTCGTGGGATACCAGATCCCCGGGTTGGCGGGAAGAACTATTGAATGGGCAACCGTAGTATCACTTGAGGTTATCCTTACGATCTTTTCTCTCGTTGTACTTTTTGTTATTCGGAAACTGCCTGTTCTGGGAAGCGTGACGCCGGATGTGACTTTCTCCGGAGCCCTCGGGTTCAAGCAGAAATTACTGCTGTCCTTTTTTATTGTTTCGATACTTCCCGTTGTAGCAATGGGGGCGTTTTCCAACAGATTTATAAAAAAACGCTACAAAGCTGAAGCGAACCGGGAAGCTGAAGCGGGGGTTGAATCGGCATTCTCGTTGATCGAGCATTCAATAAAATCCGAGGCTGAATCCTTCGCAGGAAGCCAGTATCTTAATGACATTCTGGAAGGTAAAGAAAGCCCCCGGATAAGGGATATCTCGAGGGAGGAAGTTACGCAGTTCACCCTCTTTACCGGATCGGAGATACTCCTGGATGAAAGTCTGAGCAATTTCAGGATCGAAGATGCTCTGAACCTGTTTGAGACCGGCAGAATGGAAGAAGTTACCATAACGTATTCCCCGCCTTATTTATTCGGAGGGGTGGTAATACCGATTTCTATTCCCGGCGCGTCAGGGGGATATCTCTATTACCGCCGCAGGATGGATGATGAATTTGTCGGGGGGATAGCACAGGTACTCGGGAAGAATGTAAATATTTACTACAAAGGCATGATCAACGCTTCAAGCCAGAGAGATCTTTTTACGGGCGGCTTTCTAAATGCGCTGATGGAGCCTTTGATGTTCGCGGATGCCGCCCTCGGCGGAGGCAGAACTGTTATCGGCACAGAATCGCTCGGCGAGTATTCGTATCATGTTGCCGGAATTTCGATGAAACCTCTGAAAGGTTCTGTGCTCGGAGTTCTATCCGTTCCGCTGCTGTATCAGGCCACACTCGTTCAGAAAGAGATACATAAAACCCGCGGGCTTCTGATGGGTCTTTTAGCACTTTTATTCGCGGCTTCTGTAACTCTCGGAGTCTTTCTCGCCGGGAGGATATTCACCCCGATAGCACAGCTTAGAGGCGGGACAAGAAAGATTATTGAAGGGGACCTCGAGTTCAAGCTGGAAGCCGGCGCACCGGATGAGATAGGTGAGCTTGTCGATTCTTTTAATTCTATGACGACGGGGCTCAGGGAAGCGAGAAGGGAGCTTTTGGACAGGCAGAAATATCTGGCAACCATATTGGATAACGCCGCTACAGGAGTTATAACCTCCGATGAGAGCGGCACGATTATTACATTTAATCCGGCCGGAGAGAAAATCCTCAACATATCGAGAGAAGGGGTAATAGGGACTAAACCTTCAGATATCAAGCGGGAAGAGCTGAGACCATTTTTCGATCTCTTTTCATTGGGCAGGGCGCGCGGCGAAGTAAGAGAAGTGGATCTCTATTCGGACGAGGCGAAGAGGACTATAAAAGCGGTCGTGACCTCTCTTCCGGAAAGCGGCGGAAAGGCCGGGACAGTAGTCGTGTTTGACGACCTTACAGAATTGATCAGATCAAAGAAGCTGTCGGCCTGGGTGGAAATGGCAAGGCAGATAGCTCACGAGGTTAAAAACCCTCTTACACCGATAAAACTTTCGGCGCAGTTTATGCGGCGGGCTTACGGCAAAAAGGATGAAAAATTCGAGGAGATATTCAAAAGCGGTATAGATACGATTATGAAGCATACTGATATTCTGCGGCGCATAGCTTCCGAGTTCTCGAGTTTTGGAAGAGTTTCGGAGCTGAAAGCTGAAAAGGTACAGCTGAACGAGTTTATCGAAGAACAGATTTCGTCATACAGAGGTATTGAAAAAATCGATATTGTTTTTCAGCCGGACGGAGAGATAGAGGTCAATGCAGATAGAGAAGGATTGAGAAAAGTGTTTAACAATCTAATCGAAAACTCTATTGAGGCTATAGAAGGCCCCGGAAGGATTGTTGTCAAAACCAGCCGCGTTGATGATAAGGCGCTGATCAAAGTTTTGGACACGGGGACGGGTCTCTCGAGTGAAGTAGAGGAGAAACTCTTCGAGCCCTATTTCTCGACAAAGACAACCGGGACGGGTCTCGGACTCGCAATATGCAGAAATATCGTCGACCAGATGGCGGGAGAGATAATTTTAAGGAACAGAACGGACACTCAGGGTGTTGAAGTAATTGTAACGTTACCGTCTTTGTAG